A window of Thermogemmatispora onikobensis genomic DNA:
TCCCTGCGCGGCTTACTCGATGCCTATCTCTACCTGCGTATGACCCCGCGCAGCCCTTAAGGCCGACCAGGCTGGTGGCAATGGCCCATCTCCATTGAATTGAGTGCTGGAATCTACCCCTCAACATCGAAAAGCGTAGCTTGACGAAGAGGGCGCTGTAAGGTATACTGTCCCTCAAAACTAGAACAAAATTTCTAATTCATCCCCGAAGCCTAAGCGGAAGAAAGGAAGCAGGTGACAGTTTGAACCCGAGCCATCTTCGGCGAGAAGCGGAGGTTCTCCCTCTGCGTCAGCCCCCGCGCAGCGATGACGAACTGGCGAGTGCGAATCACGAGGAAGATGACGCCTTTTGGAAGGAGGCGCGTCCCACCAGCGTTGTGCGTCGCTATCAGGCCCTGGTCGATGTAAAGACTGAGGTTGGCCGGGCCCGCGCCGATGCCCTACCGGAGAGCAGCCTCGTCAGCGCACGGCGTGGCACTGCTCAACGCCAAAGCGAGATGAGGACACCCGGACCTGCGCGTCGCCGGGCCAGCGAGCGTCAGCCTGCACCAGGCCCGACAGCCGCTCCATCGGAACGGGCCCGCGAGCGGCGCACTGAGGAGCCATTGCGGCCAGCACTGCCATCCCAGAAGACCGCCAGGCGCTATCACTGGCTCATGTGGCTGGGCCTCTTCTGGCTCACGATGGTCGTTGGCTGGGTCGTTCTGAGCGCCCTGGCCGGCTGGTGGCAGACTACGCTCGACGACTGGCGCTATGGGCGTCCACGCACCTTTCAGGTCGATGCTGTGGTGGGACATGGCGATTCCTCTGCGAACCCAAGCCATTTTATCGCCTTGAATCTCAATCGCCACGTGGAGATTATCGAATTTCCTGGCGGCGATGCTACCAAGGCTCGCATCTACGTGGGGCCAGTGCTGGTCGGGCCTGGGCAGGATCTGGCACCGGTGACGCTCAGCTTCCAGGACGTCAACGGCGATGGCAGGCCCGATATGGTTGTGACCATCGAGGACAGCCACTTTTTCTTTATCAACGAAAATGGTTCCTTCCGCCCCGCTCGCCCTGGTGAGCCGCTCAGGTTCACCTCCCCCTGATACGAGAGCGCTTCCTCGTCCCCAGCCCCAGGGCAGCAGGGTCCACAACCACCCTCTCATCGGGAGAGAGCTGGCCAGGGCCAGCACCTCTCCCCGGCCAGGAAGGCCACAACCGACTGGCTGGCGCTGCTTTGCACCCTGGCTGGCCTGCCCCCTTTGCGGAAGAGAGCAAAACAGAGCAGAGCAGACGCGGTCAGACTCAGCTGTCGCGCTCCGATTGCGCAGCTGCCCCCACGGTTTGCAGCGCCGGCGACTGCTGACGCAGCTGACCTGAAAGCTGAAACTCGGGCACAACACTGACTTCCGCGGCAGCTGGGAGGGAATAGGCGCGCCCTTCAGTCCCTTCTTTAGTGGACGGTTCTGGGCGTAATGCGAGAACAGCGAAAACGATTATCCATGCAATGAGTAGTATCAGAAGTGTCCAATATATAATAGTTTGGCTTAGCAGAATAGCGAGACCGCTCATGGGCACATCCCTTAGAAGTTTAGATACGCCGACATTCTCGTAGACGATAACCAGACGACAGTTTAACGATGGCTAGACCAAGGTACCGCCGTAGTTGTTGGCTGCAGGCTGCGAGGATCTTACAAGGACAGAGACAGGCTGGCCTCGCTCTGTCGAGCGTGATGCCTTCTTCTCCCTTCTGGCTGATAACCTCTAGAGAAGCAACCGACCGTACAGACTCCCCAAGGTTTACAAACGTATCCTGCTCTAAAAAGTTACGTTGGAGGAAAGGATTTTTCTCCCCTCGATCTCTGGCGAGGTTAGCGGGCGGCATCCGCCCCATGCTCCTGGCAAAAGGGAACTTGACCTGCGTAGACAGCCGTGGCCTGGCTGGCCTCAGCATCTACTCACCTGGCAAGCAAGCTGGCTCTCTCTAGTAAGATAGCCCTGGAGAAAAGCGCAGCTTTGCCGGGCAGGCGCTCAATCCAACCCGATCGAGTCTCCCTCCCCTGCTTGTCTTCCCATCGGGAGAGGAGCATAATAGAAGCGGACGATTCCGGTGGAAGATCGCTTGAGCCAGCGCTAGCTGAGCCTGGTAAGGAGAGAGTGCATGGAGCGTGTCAACTGGCAACGTGTTCGTGATGTCCTCATTAGCATTGTTTGCATCTGTATTCTGGGCTGGTTAGGGTGGAGCATTTCCGGTCTCTTTTTGCATGCGCTGGTGCTGCTCCTGCTGGCTATGGCCATAGCTTTTCTGGTCTCGCCCCTTGTCGACAGGCTCCAGCGTTTTGGCCTGCCGCGCTCGCTAGCCACACTGCTCGTCTACGCGGTGGTCCTGGTGGTAGTTGGGAGCCTCTTCTACGCCTTACTCTTTGCCCTCATTCGTCAGGCCCAGACCTTCTCGGTGACCATCCAGAATTATGCCTATCAGCTTCCTGAGCTTTCGGCAAAGCTGCAAAAATTCCTTGTTGACCAGGGCATTCCGCAAGAGAAGATCGACAGCGTCTTGACGCAGATCGAGGTGCAGGCGACCGACTTCGCGCGTTCGCTCGTCAACAACATTGTCGGCTTTCTCTTCACCCTCACCGATCTCATCGTCAATGTCGTTCTGGTGACTGTCCTCAGCTTCTACCTGACCCTGGATGGCAAGCGAATCCGCGACAGCCTTTTCAAGGTAATGCCGAGGCGCTCGCTCCCTCACTTTCTCCTCTTCGAAGATGCTCTCAACCGCGTCGTCGGCAACTATATTCGCGGTCAGTTAACACTGGCAGTCATCATTGGAGTCCTGGCGGGTCTGGGTTGCGCCACCCCCTGGCTGGGACTCAGAGACTACGCCTTGATTGTGGGGGCCCTGGCCTTTCTCTTTGAGACCATTCCTATGGTAGGCCCGGCCCTGGCCTCATTGCCGGCGGTGGCCATCTCCCTGCTCTTGCCCGAGCCGTTTCCGCGCACCTTTGTGGTCATCGGCTACTTCGTGATCATTCAAATTGTCGAAAGCAATGTGCTGGGTCCGCGCATCGTGGGGCATGCTGTGGGGCTGCATCCAGTGGCCTCGATCCTGGCCTTGATCATCGGAGCCCAGCTCTTCGGAGCCTTTGGCGCCCTGATCGCCACCCCGATTGTTGCCGCCGCCTGGGTGGTGGTAACCAGCATCTACCGCTCCCTGGTGAAAGGGGAGAGCGCCGAGCAGATCTTGACCTCGCGTCGTCAGCCGTGGGTCTTACGCCGGCGTCGCACTCAGCAGCAGCCGGGCCTGACCGGTGAAGCCAGGGCCGCTCAAGGTCTGCCGGTGACAAGCGAGGAGATACTTGAGCGAGGGATGAACCGTGTCAGCGCCGCTCCGGCTATCAAGAAGGGGATCGATCTGGAGGAGAAGATCGAGCAGCTCGACCTTCTGCGCCCCTTTCCCGAGCCGCAAGAACAGCGCCACACGGTTGTTCAGGGTGAGCAACAGGAGCAGGATGAACCCGTCGAACGCTAAGGAGGGCAAGCGGCCAGCTTTAGCCTAGTGCCCCAAAAGCTTTGCGAATGGCGTCCTCGCCTTCTGGACTCACCAGTGCGAAGATCTCGTCATCTTCCTCGATCACGGTGTCGGCGTTGGGGATAATGGGCTGGTTATTCCGCACGATCAGGGCCAGGTTGCTATTGCGCGGCAGGTTGATCTCGCGTAGGGTCTTGCCGATCGTGGGCGACTCCGCGGGAATGCGCAGTTCGACGAAGTCAAGGCCCGCCCTGCGTAGCTTCATGAGCGGCACAAAGCGTGTTGTTGGTATCTCCGCCTCGATGAGCGAGAGAATCGCCTTGGTTGGGCTGACAGTGATATCGATGCCAAGCT
This region includes:
- a CDS encoding FG-GAP repeat domain-containing protein, which gives rise to MNPSHLRREAEVLPLRQPPRSDDELASANHEEDDAFWKEARPTSVVRRYQALVDVKTEVGRARADALPESSLVSARRGTAQRQSEMRTPGPARRRASERQPAPGPTAAPSERARERRTEEPLRPALPSQKTARRYHWLMWLGLFWLTMVVGWVVLSALAGWWQTTLDDWRYGRPRTFQVDAVVGHGDSSANPSHFIALNLNRHVEIIEFPGGDATKARIYVGPVLVGPGQDLAPVTLSFQDVNGDGRPDMVVTIEDSHFFFINENGSFRPARPGEPLRFTSP
- a CDS encoding AI-2E family transporter, with the protein product MERVNWQRVRDVLISIVCICILGWLGWSISGLFLHALVLLLLAMAIAFLVSPLVDRLQRFGLPRSLATLLVYAVVLVVVGSLFYALLFALIRQAQTFSVTIQNYAYQLPELSAKLQKFLVDQGIPQEKIDSVLTQIEVQATDFARSLVNNIVGFLFTLTDLIVNVVLVTVLSFYLTLDGKRIRDSLFKVMPRRSLPHFLLFEDALNRVVGNYIRGQLTLAVIIGVLAGLGCATPWLGLRDYALIVGALAFLFETIPMVGPALASLPAVAISLLLPEPFPRTFVVIGYFVIIQIVESNVLGPRIVGHAVGLHPVASILALIIGAQLFGAFGALIATPIVAAAWVVVTSIYRSLVKGESAEQILTSRRQPWVLRRRRTQQQPGLTGEARAAQGLPVTSEEILERGMNRVSAAPAIKKGIDLEEKIEQLDLLRPFPEPQEQRHTVVQGEQQEQDEPVER
- a CDS encoding potassium channel family protein, with protein sequence MYIIIGGGGDIGYYLTKTLLNQGHEVLLLEKDAARYQALSEELGEAVVRGDACEARVMEDAGVKRADVVIAVTGEDDDNLVICQMAKRRFNVNRTIARLNNPKHEKIFQKLGIDITVSPTKAILSLIEAEIPTTRFVPLMKLRRAGLDFVELRIPAESPTIGKTLREINLPRNSNLALIVRNNQPIIPNADTVIEEDDEIFALVSPEGEDAIRKAFGALG